TCGGCCAGCTTGACAAAATCGATGGGCAGCTCCATGCAGGTCTGGCTGTAGCGCCGATCGAAAAACAGCTGCTGCCACTGGCGCACCATGCCGAGAAAATTGTTGTTCAGGATCACTATCTTCACCGGCAGACGGTACTGTACCAGTGTCGCCAGTTCCTGGGAGTTCATTTGAAAGGAACCATCACCGGAAACATCAATCACCTGCCGCTTGGGAAAGGCCGCTTGGGCGCCCAGCGCTGCGGGCAGACCGAACCCCATGGTGCCAAGACCACCAGAGGTAATAAAGGTGCGCGGCTGGGTAAAGTCGAAAAACTGGGCCGTCCACATCTGGTGTTGACCAACTTCGGTGGTAATAATGGCGTCATCCTCCGTCAGTTCACGCAGCTTTTCGATGACAAACTGCGGTTTGATGGTGGTTTTGGTCTTCTTGTAGGTCATCGGATGCTGTTCTTTCCACAGCTCAACCTGCTCACGCCAGCCCTGGGTTGCCTCGATGGCGTCCACAAGCCGTTCATTCTGCTGCTGCAGCCCTTCAACCAGCCGGGGCAACACATCAGGCAGCACACCAACCACCGGCAGATCGACACGGACGTTTTTCTTGATTGAAGTCGGATCGACATCGACATGAATAATACGGGCATGAGGAGCGAAGGTGGCAATCTTGCCGGTCACCCGGTCATCGAAACGGGCGCCAAGGGCTATCAGCAGATCGGCATTGGTCACAGCCATATTGGCATAAAAGGTGCCGTGCATGCCGAGCATGCCCAGTGACAGCGGATGTTTTTTGGGAAAGCTGGCCATGCCCATCAGCGTGGTGGTGACCGGCGCCTGTACCGTTTCGGCAAAGCGCAGCAGATCGTCGCTGACATCGGACAGGGTGGCACCACCACCGACATAGATCACCGGTTTGCGAGCGGCCAGAATCATCTCGACCGCTTTTTCCAACTGTCGCGGATTGGCGCTGACCGTCGGTTTGTAGCCGCGCAACTCAACACTTTGCGGATACTCGAAGATGGCGCTGTCAATCTGCACATCCTTGGGCAGATCAATCAGTACCGGCCCCGGCCGACCCGTTCGGGCAATATAAAAGGCTTGCTTGACGATACGGGCCAGATCCCGCACATCGCGTACCAGATAATTATGCTTGGTAATCGGCCGGGTGATGCCGACCATGTCGGCCTCCTGAAAGGCGTCGTTGCCAATCAGCGGCGTCGGCACCTGGCCGGTGATAATGACCAGGGGGATCGAATCCATGTAGGCGGTGGCGATACCGGTGATGGTGTTGGTGGCACCAGGGCCACTGGTGGCGATGGCGACACCTACCTTGCCGGTAGCGCGGGCATAGGCATCAGCGGCATGCACGGCAGCCTGCTCGTGACGCGTCAGGATGTGTTCGATGGGCGAATCCATCAAGTCATCATAGATGTTGATTACCGTGCCGCCAGGATAGCCAAAAACGGTTTCGACACCTTCCAGGCGCAAACATTCCAACAGAATCTGAGAACCGGTTTTCTTCACGTTGTCTCCTTCGTTACGCAGACCCAACAGCAACGTCGGGCTTAACACCTGTTGTCGGTACTGCAACCGCCCCCTTAGCGGGACAGCTGGGCAAGATCGCGCACGGCGCCACGCGCGGCGCTGGTCGTGGTTGCGGCATAGGCCTGCAAGGCAGCACTGATCTGACGCTGGCGACTCGCCGGCCGCCAGGCCTGCGGGCCACGCAGGGTCATTGCCTGCCGGCGGCGCTCCAGTTCGGCATCGCTCAACGCCAGCGTGATACGACGGGCCGGAATATCAATTTCGATCAGGTCACCATCCTCAACCAGGGCGATGGGGCCGCCTTCGGCCGCTTCGGGCGAAACATGGCCGATGGACAAACCTGAGGTGCCACCAGAGAAACGCCCGTCGGTAATCAGGGCACAGCTCTTGCCCAGACCGCGTGATTTCAGATAGCTGGTGGGATAAAGCATTTCCTGCATACCTGGTCCACCCTTGGGACCTTCGTAGCGGATAATCACCACATCTCCGGCAGCCACCTGCCCCTGCAGAATGCCATCGCTGGCATCTTCCTGACTTTCAAAGATACGTGCCGGCCCGGAAAAACTCAGGATTGAAGCATCGACACCTGCGGTTTTGACGATACAACCCTCCGGTGCCAGGTTGCCATACAGAACAGCCAGGCCACCGTCCTGGCTGTAGGCATGAGCCAGATCACGGATGCAACCCGCGCTGCGGTCAAGATCAAGCGACGGCCAGCGTTGCTCCTGGGCAAAAGGCTCCAGACAGGGCTGTCCGCCAGGAGCAGCACAGTAGAAACGCTGCACCGCCGCCTCCGCCGAGCGCCGCACGTCCCAGTGTTCCAGCGCCTCGCCCAGGCTGTCACTGTGAACCGTCATGACCTGGCGGTGTAGCAGGCCAGCCCGGTCCAGTTCGCCCAGAATGCCGAAGATGCCCCCGGCGCGATGAACATCCTCGATGTGATAGTGCTGTACTGCCGGAGCCACCTTACACAGGTTCGGCGTCTGGCGCGACAACCGGTTGATATCCGCCATGTCGAAGGCAACGCCGGCCTCACGCGCCACAGCCAGCAGATGCAGCACCGTATTGGTTGACCCTCCCATGGCGATATCGAGCCGCATGGCATTCTCAAAGGCTTCAAAGGTGGCAATCGAACGCGGCAGAACCCGGACATCGCCGGCCTCATAGTAGCGCCGGGTCAGTTCGACAATACGTTGCGCCGCCGTCACAAACAGACCACGCCGATCGGCATGGGTGGCCACCAGCGTCCCGTTGCCAGGCAAGCTCATCCCCAGGGCCTCGGTCAGGCAGTTCATCGAATTGGCCGTAAACATGCCCGAACACGAACCGCAGGTAGGACAGGAACTGCGTTCATAAACCGCGATATCGGTATCACTGACCCGTGCATCAGCAGCCGCCACCATGGCATCCACCAGGTCCAGCGCCACCATCTTGCCAGCCAGTTCGGCCCGACCGGCCTCCATAGGCCCTCCGGTAACAAAAATGGTCGGCAGATTCAGACGCATAGCGGCCATCAACATACCCGGTGTCACCTTGTCGCAGTTGGAAATGCACACCAAAGCATCAACACAGTGGGCATTGGCCATGTATTCAACCGTATCGGCGATCAGCTCACGCGACGGCAAACTGTAAAGCATCCCCTGATGCCCCATGGCGATACCGTCACAGATCGCCATTGTATTGAATTCCTTAGCAATTCCACCATTGGTAGCGATTTCACGGGCCACCAGCTGACCCAGTTCCTTCAGATGGACATGGCCCGGCACAAACTGGGTAAATGAATTGACAACAGCGATGATGGGCTTGCCAAAATCCGCAGCCTTCACGCCGGTCGCCTGCCACAGGGCCCGAGCCCCGGCCATGTTGCGACCGGCAACAGACTGCGCCGAACGGTATGCTGGCATGTGCATTCCTCTGCTAAATAAAAATGAAAAAGAAAAAGTTACTCCGGACCTGCCGCGCTGGCATCAGCACCACGGCTACCGAAGACGTCCGATCCGGCCAGTTCGACAACACCAGACCACTGTTTTATCCCGGTAAAAAAAAGCAAAAGCAGAAAAAGGGCTTGAGCGAACTCAAACCCTTTTTTACCTTAAAGCGGCGCGGGATTCATCCCCAAAATCACGACGGCTGCAGCCCCCGGATCATGCGTTCCATCTCGTCGCGACCAGCGAGTTTCATTTTCTGGATTTTCTTCTTCTGCAGCTCCTCTTCTACAGACAGATATGGGCTGTTGTTGAGCTGTTCCAGCTGCTTTTCAAGAATATGATGCTCCTCATAAAGCTTGCGAAAGCGGGCATCGTTCTCGAACAGCTGACTTATGATCTCCTGGTTTGCATCCATAGTGCACCTCCCTGAAAGAGTCACGGACAACAGCGTTCCTCATGCGAGACTAACCAATGGCCCAAACCTTGTCAACAATCGCCTTACCTCGGCTGCCGGGCACGCTCGGCGTCGCTGGCACGCACATAGAGAGCCCGCAGACAGGCAGCCGTCAGCAGAGCAAAATCATCTGGCTGCGCATGTACCAACAATGCCGCCGCCGCGGCAGTCGGACCGCCACAGGCCAAGCCGGCAAAGCACTGGCGACCCCCGGCAGTGGCCAGCGCCTCGCCATAAAACCGGGCAGCATCGCCTAGCAGCAGCACATCCTCAGGCAACTGGTACGCCAGCTGCGCCGGTGGCAAAACGCGGGGAGTCACATAGGACAGTGGCTGACCAGGCCGCCAGTAATAGAGCGCAGCATAAACCTCCTGCTTGCGCGCATCAATCAGGGCACAGAGAGGGCGCTCACAGGGGCCGTGCTGAAAGGCCAGAGCCCGCAGGGAATCCACCGCCCGGATCGGCCGCTTGAGGCTCAAGGCCAGCCCCTGCACAGTTGCCAAGCCAACACGCAGGCCGGTAAAGGAACCGGGACCCTGCACTACTACCAGTTCGTCAATGTCACGGGCGGCATAGCCACAACAGGCCAGCAAGGCTTCAGCCTGGGCCAGCAGGTGATCATTATGTCGCCCTCCCACAGACTGCAGGCGGGTCTCCGCCAACACCTGGTCATCCTGCAGCAGCGCGACACTGGCGCGGGGCGTGGAACTGTCGAACGCCAACCGCACGGTCATCAGCTGCCCCCCAGAAACAGGCGACTCAGGTCATTATAAAAGGCCAACAGCATCAGCAACAGCAGCAGGCCCAGCCCAATCTGCTGGGCAACCTCGCGGGCGCGCAGCGACAGAGGACGACGCCAAATCAGTTCAATCAGATAAAAAAACAGGTGCCCGCCATCGAGTACGGGTATCGGCAGCAGATTAAGAATACCCAGCTGAATACTGAGGAAAGCCAGCACCGTCAAAATGGTGCTGAAATCGGTCTGAGCCGCCTGGCCGGCGATCTGCATGACCATGATCGGACCGCCGATATTATCGGCCGGCACATGACCGGCAACCATCTTGCGCAAAAAAACCAGGGTCAGATCGATCAGCTCGGCCGTCCGTTCAAAACCGGCCTTCACCGCCTGACGCAGTGGGTA
This genomic interval from Desulfuromonas thiophila contains the following:
- a CDS encoding YdcH family protein, encoding MDANQEIISQLFENDARFRKLYEEHHILEKQLEQLNNSPYLSVEEELQKKKIQKMKLAGRDEMERMIRGLQPS
- the ilvD gene encoding dihydroxy-acid dehydratase — protein: MPAYRSAQSVAGRNMAGARALWQATGVKAADFGKPIIAVVNSFTQFVPGHVHLKELGQLVAREIATNGGIAKEFNTMAICDGIAMGHQGMLYSLPSRELIADTVEYMANAHCVDALVCISNCDKVTPGMLMAAMRLNLPTIFVTGGPMEAGRAELAGKMVALDLVDAMVAAADARVSDTDIAVYERSSCPTCGSCSGMFTANSMNCLTEALGMSLPGNGTLVATHADRRGLFVTAAQRIVELTRRYYEAGDVRVLPRSIATFEAFENAMRLDIAMGGSTNTVLHLLAVAREAGVAFDMADINRLSRQTPNLCKVAPAVQHYHIEDVHRAGGIFGILGELDRAGLLHRQVMTVHSDSLGEALEHWDVRRSAEAAVQRFYCAAPGGQPCLEPFAQEQRWPSLDLDRSAGCIRDLAHAYSQDGGLAVLYGNLAPEGCIVKTAGVDASILSFSGPARIFESQEDASDGILQGQVAAGDVVIIRYEGPKGGPGMQEMLYPTSYLKSRGLGKSCALITDGRFSGGTSGLSIGHVSPEAAEGGPIALVEDGDLIEIDIPARRITLALSDAELERRRQAMTLRGPQAWRPASRQRQISAALQAYAATTTSAARGAVRDLAQLSR
- the tsaB gene encoding tRNA (adenosine(37)-N6)-threonylcarbamoyltransferase complex dimerization subunit type 1 TsaB, translating into MTVRLAFDSSTPRASVALLQDDQVLAETRLQSVGGRHNDHLLAQAEALLACCGYAARDIDELVVVQGPGSFTGLRVGLATVQGLALSLKRPIRAVDSLRALAFQHGPCERPLCALIDARKQEVYAALYYWRPGQPLSYVTPRVLPPAQLAYQLPEDVLLLGDAARFYGEALATAGGRQCFAGLACGGPTAAAAALLVHAQPDDFALLTAACLRALYVRASDAERARQPR
- the ilvB gene encoding biosynthetic-type acetolactate synthase large subunit, whose amino-acid sequence is MKKTGSQILLECLRLEGVETVFGYPGGTVINIYDDLMDSPIEHILTRHEQAAVHAADAYARATGKVGVAIATSGPGATNTITGIATAYMDSIPLVIITGQVPTPLIGNDAFQEADMVGITRPITKHNYLVRDVRDLARIVKQAFYIARTGRPGPVLIDLPKDVQIDSAIFEYPQSVELRGYKPTVSANPRQLEKAVEMILAARKPVIYVGGGATLSDVSDDLLRFAETVQAPVTTTLMGMASFPKKHPLSLGMLGMHGTFYANMAVTNADLLIALGARFDDRVTGKIATFAPHARIIHVDVDPTSIKKNVRVDLPVVGVLPDVLPRLVEGLQQQNERLVDAIEATQGWREQVELWKEQHPMTYKKTKTTIKPQFVIEKLRELTEDDAIITTEVGQHQMWTAQFFDFTQPRTFITSGGLGTMGFGLPAALGAQAAFPKRQVIDVSGDGSFQMNSQELATLVQYRLPVKIVILNNNFLGMVRQWQQLFFDRRYSQTCMELPIDFVKLAEAYGAKGFQATHPDEVEEVIRQGLATPGPVIMEFKIAREENVLPMVPAGAGLNEMVLAS